A single Perca flavescens isolate YP-PL-M2 chromosome 2, PFLA_1.0, whole genome shotgun sequence DNA region contains:
- the dkk2 gene encoding dickkopf-related protein 2 isoform X2: MLALTWNRCCVVMLIVATLKTGTSQVSEARPKANLIKPALLEETPTLAPNRTAAVHLGITKKYNVLAQVYPCSNDKECSVGSYCHSPQQAPSRCLTCRRRKKRCHRDAMCCPGNRCSNYICVPVSESVISPHISALDEHNKLSTKDHSWRKGGKAHAKHSLKGHEGDSCLRSSDCSEGYCCARHFWTKICKPVLRQGEVCTKQRKKGSHGLEIFQRCDCAKGLSCKVWKDATSSSKSRLHMCQKI, encoded by the exons atgCTCGCCTTAACTTGGAATAGATGCTGTGTTGTGATGCTTATCGTCGCTACACTGAAGACGGGGACATCCCAGGTATCAGAGGCGCGTCCGAAGGCGAACTTAATCAAGCCTGCTCTGTTGGAAGAGACACCTACACTTGCTCCAAACCGCACCGCCGCTGTCCACCTTGGGATCACCAAGAAATATAACGTCCTTGCGCAG GTGTATCCATGCAGCAATGATAAGGAGTGCAGCGTGGGAAGCTACTGCCACAGCCCTCAACAGGCTCCCTCTCGCTGCCTCACCTGCCGCAGGAGGAAGAAGCGCTGCCATAGAGATGCCATGTGCTGTCCTGGGAATCGCTGCAGTAACT ATATTTGTGTCCCTGTCTCTGAGAGTGTGATCTCACCTCACATCTCAGCTTTAGATGAGCATAACAAACTCTCCACCAAAGACCACAGCTGGAGGAAGGGTGGGAAGGCACATGCTAAGCATTCTCTTAAAG GGCATGAAGGCGACTCTTGCCTGCGTTCATCCGATTGCTCGGAGGGCTACTGCTGCGCCCGCCATTTCTGGACCAAAATCTGCAAGCCGGTGCTGAGGCAGGGAGAGGTGTGCACCAAGCAGAGAAAGAAAGGCTCTCACGGCTTGGAAATCTTCCAGCGCTGTGACTGTGCCAAGGGCCTTTCCTGCAAGGTGTGGAAAGATGCCACCTCCTCGTCCAAGTCCAGGCTCCACATGTGCCAGAAGATCTGA
- the dkk2 gene encoding dickkopf-related protein 2 isoform X1 — translation MLALTWNRCCVVMLIVATLKTGTSQVSEARPKANLIKPALLEETPTLAPNRTAAVHLGITKKYNVLAQQVYPCSNDKECSVGSYCHSPQQAPSRCLTCRRRKKRCHRDAMCCPGNRCSNYICVPVSESVISPHISALDEHNKLSTKDHSWRKGGKAHAKHSLKGHEGDSCLRSSDCSEGYCCARHFWTKICKPVLRQGEVCTKQRKKGSHGLEIFQRCDCAKGLSCKVWKDATSSSKSRLHMCQKI, via the exons atgCTCGCCTTAACTTGGAATAGATGCTGTGTTGTGATGCTTATCGTCGCTACACTGAAGACGGGGACATCCCAGGTATCAGAGGCGCGTCCGAAGGCGAACTTAATCAAGCCTGCTCTGTTGGAAGAGACACCTACACTTGCTCCAAACCGCACCGCCGCTGTCCACCTTGGGATCACCAAGAAATATAACGTCCTTGCGCAG CAGGTGTATCCATGCAGCAATGATAAGGAGTGCAGCGTGGGAAGCTACTGCCACAGCCCTCAACAGGCTCCCTCTCGCTGCCTCACCTGCCGCAGGAGGAAGAAGCGCTGCCATAGAGATGCCATGTGCTGTCCTGGGAATCGCTGCAGTAACT ATATTTGTGTCCCTGTCTCTGAGAGTGTGATCTCACCTCACATCTCAGCTTTAGATGAGCATAACAAACTCTCCACCAAAGACCACAGCTGGAGGAAGGGTGGGAAGGCACATGCTAAGCATTCTCTTAAAG GGCATGAAGGCGACTCTTGCCTGCGTTCATCCGATTGCTCGGAGGGCTACTGCTGCGCCCGCCATTTCTGGACCAAAATCTGCAAGCCGGTGCTGAGGCAGGGAGAGGTGTGCACCAAGCAGAGAAAGAAAGGCTCTCACGGCTTGGAAATCTTCCAGCGCTGTGACTGTGCCAAGGGCCTTTCCTGCAAGGTGTGGAAAGATGCCACCTCCTCGTCCAAGTCCAGGCTCCACATGTGCCAGAAGATCTGA